The following proteins come from a genomic window of Pirellula staleyi DSM 6068:
- a CDS encoding glycosyltransferase family 2 protein, translating to MKQAITCVIPVLNEAESLRPLYQEIMTVATEQNYDLEIVFVDDGSTDSSWKVIESLVEEDPRVQAIRFRRNFGKAAALSAGFAAATGDIVFTLDADLQDDPQEMPRFLEEMDRGFDVVSGWKQVRHDPWHKVGPSRVFNWLVGRLTGVKLHDHNCGFKCYRREIFEEVRIYGELHRFVPVLAAARGWKVSEIIVNHRARKFGSSKYGVSRIVKGFLDLLTVYFLTGFNQRPQHLLGTLGILSFVAGSLALVYLAGCWVVDKMNPALEITDLHQRPAVMYSIALLLLGAQLISMGFLAELITSYYGRNSVTYSVKARIGKPKHPVSGESETAAS from the coding sequence GTGAAGCAAGCCATCACCTGCGTGATTCCGGTGCTCAATGAAGCGGAGAGCCTTCGTCCGCTCTATCAGGAGATCATGACGGTCGCTACCGAGCAAAACTACGATCTGGAGATCGTGTTTGTCGACGACGGAAGCACCGATTCATCGTGGAAAGTCATCGAGTCGCTGGTCGAGGAAGATCCTCGCGTGCAAGCGATTCGTTTTCGTCGCAACTTCGGAAAAGCGGCTGCACTCTCGGCTGGTTTTGCTGCCGCCACGGGCGACATCGTCTTCACCCTCGATGCCGACCTGCAAGACGATCCGCAAGAGATGCCCCGATTCCTCGAAGAGATGGACCGTGGCTTCGACGTGGTGAGTGGCTGGAAGCAAGTGCGGCACGACCCCTGGCACAAAGTGGGCCCCTCGCGCGTTTTCAATTGGCTGGTGGGTCGACTCACTGGCGTGAAACTGCACGATCACAACTGCGGCTTCAAATGCTATCGACGCGAGATTTTTGAGGAAGTCCGAATCTACGGCGAACTCCATCGCTTTGTCCCTGTCCTCGCTGCCGCGCGCGGCTGGAAGGTGAGCGAGATCATCGTGAACCATCGGGCTCGCAAGTTCGGCAGCTCGAAATATGGTGTCTCGCGCATCGTGAAAGGCTTTCTCGATCTCCTCACGGTGTACTTCCTCACCGGATTCAATCAGCGTCCACAACACTTGCTCGGTACGCTCGGCATCCTGTCGTTCGTGGCAGGCTCGCTTGCGCTGGTCTATCTCGCAGGGTGCTGGGTCGTCGATAAAATGAATCCAGCCCTTGAGATCACCGATCTGCATCAGCGTCCCGCTGTGATGTACTCGATTGCGCTGCTGCTCCTTGGCGCGCAGCTGATCTCGATGGGCTTCCTGGCCGAACTCATCACGTCGTACTACGGCCGCAACAGTGTGACCTATAGCGTGAAGGCGCGGATTGGTAAGCCCAAGCACCCAGTCAGTGGCGAGAGTGAGACTGCTGCGTCATGA
- a CDS encoding nucleoside hydrolase yields the protein MPRKVIIDCDPGIDDAVALAMALFDPRLEVVAVTAVAGNVSSERATSNVQAIVERLDPPRYPRLGAASPADVAPVVDARHLHGDDGLANLGLQVSKLARQHPSEKLICDEVRAAPGEVSILCLGPLTNVARALSRDPGLSEMIGRLIILGGSVKAVGNVTPCAEFNIYADPASARAVFRSPVTKTLIPLDCTEQVTFTLDLLEQLPPEHSRAGQLLRKLLPYAFRSYRREMGLESIFLHDALAVVAAVHPELFPTVDMAGDVETIGELTAGMTVFDRRSNFRGRGDMEVALEVDIAAATDCIVRSLAEAGRQT from the coding sequence ATGCCTCGCAAGGTTATCATCGATTGCGATCCTGGTATCGACGACGCCGTTGCACTCGCCATGGCGCTGTTTGATCCACGTCTCGAAGTGGTTGCCGTCACGGCTGTGGCTGGCAATGTGTCGTCGGAACGAGCGACTTCGAACGTTCAGGCGATTGTCGAACGGCTCGATCCCCCCCGCTATCCCCGTTTGGGGGCAGCCTCGCCCGCCGACGTAGCCCCGGTCGTCGACGCGCGGCACCTGCATGGCGACGACGGTTTGGCGAACCTGGGACTGCAAGTTTCCAAACTAGCGCGCCAGCACCCCAGTGAAAAGCTAATTTGCGACGAAGTCCGAGCCGCTCCTGGCGAGGTTTCGATCCTGTGCCTTGGCCCGCTGACCAACGTCGCTCGCGCCCTTTCACGCGATCCGGGCCTCTCGGAAATGATCGGTCGGCTGATCATTCTTGGCGGCAGCGTCAAGGCGGTCGGCAACGTCACCCCGTGTGCCGAGTTCAATATCTACGCCGATCCGGCCAGCGCTCGGGCGGTTTTCCGCTCACCAGTCACCAAAACCCTGATCCCGCTCGACTGCACCGAACAGGTGACGTTTACACTCGACCTGCTCGAGCAGCTTCCCCCCGAACATTCGCGAGCCGGTCAGCTGCTCCGCAAGCTGCTCCCTTACGCTTTTCGGTCGTACCGCCGCGAAATGGGGCTCGAAAGCATCTTCCTGCATGATGCTCTGGCCGTGGTAGCAGCCGTCCACCCCGAACTCTTCCCCACTGTCGACATGGCGGGGGACGTGGAGACGATCGGCGAGCTAACGGCGGGGATGACCGTTTTCGATCGCCGCTCGAACTTCCGAGGGCGTGGCGACATGGAAGTGGCGCTCGAAGTCGACATCGCTGCAGCCACCGATTGCATCGTCCGCAGCCTGGCCGAAGCGGGCCGCCAGACGTAA
- a CDS encoding fasciclin domain-containing protein, translating into MKSFLSILSITAFLFAATIVSAEDKAPAKPAKPAGDIVDTAVGAGSFKTLVAAVKAAGLVETLKGEGPFTVFAPTDEAFAKLPAGTVEALLKDKEKLTAILTYHVVPGKVMAADVVKLKSAKTVNGKEVTITVSEGSVKVNDANVVKTDIETTNGVIHVIDTVILP; encoded by the coding sequence ATGAAAAGCTTTCTCTCAATCCTGTCGATTACCGCATTTCTCTTCGCCGCCACCATCGTGAGCGCTGAAGACAAAGCCCCAGCTAAGCCAGCCAAACCAGCAGGCGACATCGTCGACACCGCTGTCGGTGCCGGTAGCTTCAAGACCCTCGTAGCTGCAGTGAAGGCCGCCGGTCTTGTCGAAACCCTCAAGGGTGAAGGTCCTTTCACCGTATTCGCTCCCACCGATGAAGCCTTCGCTAAGCTCCCAGCTGGCACCGTCGAAGCCCTGCTGAAGGACAAGGAAAAGCTCACCGCAATCCTCACCTATCACGTCGTTCCAGGTAAGGTGATGGCTGCTGATGTCGTGAAGCTCAAGAGTGCCAAGACCGTCAATGGCAAAGAAGTCACGATCACCGTCTCGGAAGGTAGCGTGAAGGTCAACGATGCCAACGTCGTGAAGACCGATATCGAAACCACCAATGGCGTGATCCATGTGATCGACACCGTCATTCTCCCCTAG
- a CDS encoding aldose 1-epimerase, whose amino-acid sequence MTAPHNVVLRDEATGSEAAILASLGMNCYKLLMQVGGKSVDVLWSHPDFHTGTIRASSSGIPLLFPFPGRIAAGKFSWNGQEYQLPAENKGNAIHGFCHTRPWEVVEQSTSHVKARFQAFKSDPSLRQLWPADFQLEATYRLTSSGLEMDYVATNVDSQPLPCGLGTHPYFRVPQGGASASDCVVKIPAAKKWELIDMIPSGRVIDLENAATLAAGQSFGAMQYDDVLTDLAMPGGEFESEIFDPGSKISTKIRFGSPFRECVVYTPPHREAICIEPYSCVPGAIHLATSQNNSGLIILPPGESFEARVVIEVASVP is encoded by the coding sequence ATGACTGCACCCCACAACGTCGTGCTGCGTGATGAAGCGACTGGAAGTGAAGCCGCGATCCTCGCCAGTTTGGGGATGAATTGCTACAAGCTGCTGATGCAGGTCGGTGGCAAGTCGGTGGATGTGCTTTGGTCGCATCCCGATTTTCATACCGGAACCATTCGCGCGAGCAGCAGCGGAATTCCGCTGCTGTTTCCCTTCCCAGGACGCATTGCTGCGGGCAAATTCAGCTGGAATGGCCAGGAATATCAGCTTCCGGCCGAGAACAAAGGCAATGCGATTCACGGCTTTTGCCACACGCGCCCCTGGGAAGTGGTGGAGCAATCGACGTCGCACGTGAAGGCCCGTTTTCAGGCCTTTAAATCCGACCCGAGCCTGCGTCAGTTGTGGCCGGCCGACTTTCAGCTCGAGGCAACGTATCGACTCACCAGCAGTGGGCTGGAGATGGACTACGTCGCTACGAATGTCGATAGTCAGCCGCTTCCTTGTGGACTCGGGACCCATCCTTACTTTCGCGTTCCCCAAGGGGGAGCTTCCGCCAGCGACTGCGTCGTAAAAATCCCAGCGGCCAAAAAATGGGAGCTGATCGATATGATTCCGAGTGGTCGCGTCATCGACCTCGAGAATGCGGCGACACTGGCAGCAGGTCAGTCGTTTGGAGCCATGCAGTACGACGATGTGCTGACCGACCTGGCGATGCCCGGCGGTGAGTTCGAGAGTGAGATTTTTGATCCTGGGTCGAAGATCAGTACGAAGATTCGATTTGGATCGCCGTTTCGTGAATGCGTGGTCTATACGCCGCCCCATCGCGAGGCGATCTGCATCGAGCCCTACAGCTGCGTCCCTGGTGCGATCCATCTTGCGACGTCGCAAAACAATTCCGGGCTGATCATCCTTCCGCCGGGGGAAAGTTTTGAAGCTCGGGTGGTGATTGAGGTCGCGAGCGTCCCCTAG